In Rhizobium sp. ZPR4, a genomic segment contains:
- a CDS encoding AI-2E family transporter: MEFDKIATSRSDAAAAQDAGAGIGRNASRAHEDAEILDLSDENGRAKLDIAASWATIGIFLMLALAAVYTMSLILIPVTLAVVVGMILGMAAERLSKLGVPRVLNAVILSSGVALVIFLIINALAGPVAKLAQQAPDFFQRTSDRLMPYLDRFKWLHISSETLQGSPISISTLLENSGNVLHVVSTSLTPAIVQILIFFAALLLFLAGRVSLRKTIIMAFSTRTSRLNAIRIINAVERVLGFYFATASLIYAGIGVAMTIIAYVGGMSVPVLWGVFAFVSSFVPFLGVTTMTLALAIAGIITHSDIIFGLAPAIAFFAVHMAVENLVFPAVMGRQWELNPFVVFLAIIFWTWMWGAVGAMLALPLSLIVMAIIDELFIEEKAQPQLPG; this comes from the coding sequence ATGGAATTCGACAAAATCGCCACCAGCCGATCAGATGCAGCAGCGGCACAGGACGCTGGCGCAGGCATCGGCCGCAACGCGTCCCGCGCCCATGAAGACGCTGAAATTTTAGATCTTTCCGACGAGAACGGACGAGCCAAGCTCGATATCGCCGCTTCCTGGGCCACGATCGGCATTTTCCTCATGCTGGCCCTGGCCGCCGTCTACACGATGTCGCTGATCCTCATTCCGGTGACGCTCGCCGTCGTCGTCGGCATGATCCTCGGCATGGCGGCCGAGAGGCTCAGCAAGCTCGGCGTTCCCCGCGTTCTGAATGCCGTCATTCTTTCATCCGGCGTTGCCCTGGTGATCTTCCTCATCATCAATGCGCTCGCCGGCCCGGTCGCAAAGCTCGCACAGCAGGCGCCCGACTTCTTCCAGCGCACATCCGACCGGCTGATGCCCTATCTCGACCGGTTCAAATGGCTGCATATTTCGTCCGAGACCCTTCAAGGCAGCCCGATCTCGATCAGCACCCTGCTGGAAAACAGCGGCAATGTCCTGCATGTCGTGTCCACCAGCCTCACGCCGGCCATCGTGCAGATCCTGATCTTCTTTGCAGCCCTGCTGCTGTTCCTTGCCGGCAGGGTGAGCCTGCGCAAGACGATCATCATGGCCTTTTCCACAAGGACATCCCGACTGAACGCGATCCGTATCATCAATGCCGTAGAGCGGGTGCTCGGCTTCTATTTCGCAACGGCCTCGCTGATCTACGCCGGGATCGGCGTCGCGATGACTATTATCGCCTATGTCGGCGGCATGAGCGTGCCGGTTCTGTGGGGCGTTTTCGCCTTCGTATCCAGCTTCGTTCCATTCCTCGGCGTGACGACCATGACCCTTGCACTCGCAATCGCCGGCATCATCACGCATTCGGACATCATTTTCGGCCTCGCGCCCGCCATCGCGTTCTTCGCAGTGCATATGGCGGTGGAGAATCTCGTCTTTCCCGCAGTCATGGGCCGCCAATGGGAGCTCAATCCCTTTGTCGTCTTTCTGGCCATCATCTTCTGGACATGGATGTGGGGAGCGGTCGGTGCCATGCTGGCTCTGCCGTTGTCGCTGATCGTCATGGCCATCATCGACGAACTCTTCATCGAGGAAAAAGCCCAGCCGCAATTGCCGGGCTAG
- a CDS encoding VOC family protein: MTETAPSYALTRPAYVGQSHLVVTDLPLVSRFYQNMLGLKVIEKTASGEVLGVAGRPLLTLTTDRAAMRAPTTAAGLFHTAFLLPSRIELARWLRHAAHENVVLEGASDHIVSEAIYLSDPEGNGIEIYADRPHEEWTFHDDGTVEMATLRLDLQKLYESAPQDRWDGMADGSAIGHIHLQVGDVAEANAFYRDVLGMKVMAARYPGATFLATGGYHHHLGANTWNSRGAGVRSEHMTGLSDYTLRFNDKAALDKAVVALEQHEIKTEKRDGGVSLRDPWGIGLNLVA, encoded by the coding sequence ATGACCGAAACCGCCCCCTCCTACGCCCTGACCCGTCCCGCCTATGTTGGCCAGTCGCATCTCGTCGTTACCGACCTGCCGCTGGTGTCCCGCTTTTATCAGAACATGCTAGGCTTGAAGGTGATCGAGAAGACTGCGAGCGGCGAGGTCCTCGGCGTCGCCGGCCGTCCCCTTCTGACACTGACCACCGATCGGGCAGCTATGCGCGCGCCGACAACGGCCGCTGGCCTGTTCCATACGGCCTTTCTGCTGCCGAGCCGCATCGAGCTTGCACGCTGGCTTCGCCATGCCGCCCATGAGAATGTGGTACTGGAAGGCGCTTCCGACCATATCGTCAGCGAGGCCATCTATCTGTCCGACCCGGAGGGCAACGGCATCGAGATCTATGCCGACCGCCCCCATGAGGAATGGACCTTCCACGATGACGGTACGGTCGAGATGGCGACGCTTCGTCTCGATCTGCAGAAGCTTTATGAAAGCGCCCCGCAGGATCGCTGGGACGGCATGGCTGATGGATCGGCTATCGGCCATATACATCTGCAGGTCGGCGATGTCGCGGAAGCGAACGCCTTCTATCGCGACGTGCTCGGCATGAAGGTCATGGCGGCGCGCTATCCCGGCGCGACCTTCCTTGCAACCGGCGGCTATCACCATCACCTCGGCGCCAACACCTGGAACAGCCGTGGCGCCGGTGTGCGCAGCGAGCATATGACCGGCCTTTCCGACTACACGCTGCGTTTCAACGACAAGGCGGCCCTGGACAAGGCCGTCGTTGCCTTGGAACAGCACGAAATCAAGACCGAAAAGCGTGACGGCGGCGTATCGCTGCGCGACCCATGGGGCATCGGCCTCAATCTCGTCGCCTGA
- a CDS encoding hemolysin III family protein, giving the protein MTEYRGIRWAYDRYEIIADGIVNGVGVVFALIGATVLIFYATVWSSYGEIAAAWIYGVGLVLTLGMSFTYNLWPVSRTKWFLRRFDHSFIYVLIAATYTPFLERGSEDPLLLGVLISVWVFAAFGIVLKVLFPGRFDRLAILLYLAMGWSGILVAKPVSMHIPFASMLLIVIGGVIYSLGVIFHVWEKLRFQNAIWHGFVVAAAAVHYSAVLTCFSLSPENF; this is encoded by the coding sequence ATGACTGAGTACAGAGGCATCCGTTGGGCCTATGATCGTTATGAGATTATCGCAGACGGCATCGTCAACGGTGTCGGCGTGGTCTTCGCGCTGATCGGCGCCACCGTGCTGATTTTTTATGCGACGGTCTGGAGTTCCTACGGCGAAATTGCCGCCGCATGGATCTATGGCGTCGGCTTGGTGCTGACGCTCGGAATGTCCTTCACCTACAATCTGTGGCCAGTATCCCGGACGAAATGGTTTCTCCGCCGTTTCGACCACTCTTTCATCTATGTTCTGATCGCCGCTACCTACACGCCGTTTCTGGAGCGGGGATCCGAGGACCCACTGCTGCTTGGCGTGCTGATTTCCGTCTGGGTCTTTGCGGCGTTCGGCATCGTCCTGAAAGTCCTTTTTCCGGGACGCTTCGATCGGCTGGCGATCCTGCTCTACCTTGCGATGGGCTGGAGCGGCATCCTTGTTGCCAAGCCGGTTTCCATGCATATCCCGTTTGCCTCGATGCTGCTCATCGTCATCGGCGGCGTGATCTATTCGCTCGGCGTGATTTTTCATGTCTGGGAAAAGCTACGCTTCCAGAATGCGATCTGGCATGGTTTCGTCGTTGCCGCCGCTGCCGTACATTACTCTGCGGTGCTGACCTGCTTCAGCCTGTCGCCGGAAAACTTTTGA
- a CDS encoding putative monovalent cation/H+ antiporter subunit A: MAAATAGLTFLALCLPFLGALIAPVVVRRLGHNAAWPLALLPALAFLHFSSFLPAVAAGHAELGGFDWVPSLDLRFSWLIDGLSLTFALLITGIGTLIVLYAGGYLKGHADLGRFFSFIFLFMGSMLGLVVSDSFLTLFVFWELTSITSFLLIGFDHHREASRRAALQALVVTGGGGLLLLAGLLLIWQVTGIGAMSDLLKAGDALRASPFYLAALILVLGGAFTKSAQFPFHFWLPNAMEAPTPVSAYLHSATMVKAGVYLLMRLNPAMGGTMAWQTILPIFGAATLLVGTLLAIRQTDLKLKLAYTTVSSLGLLVLLTGFGTDYAVEAAVLYLVAHSLFKGALFMVAGIVDHETGTRDITRLGGLRAAMPLTFAAALVAAVSMGGLPPAFGFLAKEEIYAALAQASPGPIILTIIAVAGNALMFAIAFAVALKPFIGPLTETPHQPHEAPPLLWLGPVVLALLGLLSALFSGQWHDYVSSPMASAVGGKALEISVSLIPHLGLPLALSLVTVLIGIIVYWQLDRARFLMSVILRILGPGPDRGFDGFISGLVRLSHGVSRLLQPGRLEIYVTVTFLCLAAMLLIPLTVHGELPAMPAWPNLQWHEATIFLIAIIGVAAVVFARDRLTAIVSLGIQGFAVAVIFLLFGAPDLSFTQFMVETLAVVILALVMTRLRLSPSDRRSPLARIGHAALAIACGVGFALLLLKTTEAPFDLTLTAFFNQYSKLIAHGDNVVNVIIVDFRGTDTLGEIAVVAMTGLAILALIRIRAGGEHRLAANDPDLEEKTGLGEGMEAKRS, from the coding sequence ATGGCCGCCGCCACCGCGGGCCTGACATTCCTGGCTTTATGCCTGCCCTTTCTCGGTGCGCTGATCGCGCCGGTTGTCGTTCGGCGTTTGGGCCACAATGCGGCATGGCCCCTGGCGCTGCTTCCCGCTCTCGCATTTCTGCATTTCTCGAGCTTTCTTCCCGCCGTTGCTGCCGGACATGCGGAACTCGGCGGCTTTGATTGGGTCCCAAGCCTTGATCTCCGGTTTTCCTGGCTGATTGACGGCCTGTCGCTGACCTTTGCGCTGCTTATCACCGGCATCGGCACGCTGATCGTCCTTTATGCCGGCGGCTATCTGAAGGGGCATGCCGATCTCGGCCGCTTCTTCTCCTTCATCTTTCTTTTCATGGGCTCGATGCTCGGCCTCGTCGTCTCGGACAGCTTCCTCACGCTATTCGTCTTCTGGGAGTTGACCTCGATCACCTCCTTCCTGCTGATCGGCTTCGATCATCATCGGGAAGCGTCGCGACGGGCCGCACTGCAGGCGCTCGTCGTCACCGGCGGCGGCGGTTTGCTCTTGCTGGCGGGCCTGCTGCTGATCTGGCAGGTGACCGGCATCGGCGCGATGTCCGACCTTCTGAAGGCCGGCGACGCCCTGCGTGCAAGCCCGTTCTACCTCGCAGCCCTCATTCTTGTGCTCGGCGGCGCCTTCACCAAATCGGCGCAGTTTCCGTTTCACTTCTGGCTGCCGAATGCCATGGAGGCGCCGACACCCGTATCGGCCTATCTCCACTCGGCAACCATGGTGAAGGCCGGTGTCTATCTTCTCATGCGGCTCAATCCGGCCATGGGCGGAACCATGGCCTGGCAGACGATCCTGCCGATCTTCGGTGCGGCGACGCTGCTGGTCGGGACCTTGCTTGCGATCCGCCAGACCGATCTGAAGCTGAAGCTCGCCTATACGACGGTTTCCTCGCTTGGCCTGCTGGTGCTGCTCACCGGCTTCGGCACCGATTATGCCGTCGAAGCTGCCGTCCTCTATCTGGTGGCGCATTCCCTGTTCAAAGGCGCCCTGTTCATGGTCGCCGGCATCGTTGATCATGAGACGGGAACGCGCGATATCACCCGGCTGGGCGGCTTGCGCGCCGCCATGCCGCTGACCTTTGCGGCTGCGCTGGTTGCCGCTGTATCGATGGGCGGCCTGCCGCCGGCTTTCGGCTTCCTTGCCAAGGAAGAGATTTACGCAGCGCTGGCGCAGGCATCGCCCGGGCCGATCATCCTCACGATCATCGCCGTGGCCGGCAATGCGCTGATGTTCGCCATCGCCTTTGCCGTCGCGCTGAAGCCCTTTATTGGCCCGCTCACCGAGACGCCTCATCAGCCGCATGAGGCGCCGCCACTGCTCTGGCTGGGGCCGGTGGTCCTTGCTCTTCTAGGTCTCCTGTCGGCTTTGTTTTCGGGCCAGTGGCACGATTATGTCTCTTCGCCGATGGCAAGTGCGGTTGGCGGCAAGGCGCTGGAAATCTCGGTGTCTCTGATCCCGCATCTTGGTCTGCCTCTGGCGCTTTCGCTGGTCACCGTACTGATCGGCATCATCGTCTACTGGCAGCTCGATCGCGCCCGCTTCCTGATGTCCGTTATCCTGCGTATCCTCGGGCCAGGACCTGATCGCGGTTTCGACGGCTTCATCTCCGGACTGGTGCGGCTGTCGCACGGTGTCTCTCGCCTCCTGCAGCCCGGCAGGCTGGAGATCTACGTCACCGTCACCTTCCTCTGCCTGGCGGCAATGCTGTTGATCCCGCTTACGGTCCACGGCGAACTACCCGCCATGCCGGCCTGGCCGAATCTGCAATGGCATGAGGCGACGATCTTCCTGATCGCCATCATTGGTGTTGCCGCGGTTGTCTTTGCGCGAGACCGGCTGACGGCGATCGTGTCGCTCGGCATTCAGGGTTTCGCCGTCGCGGTGATCTTCCTGCTGTTCGGCGCGCCGGATCTGTCCTTCACCCAGTTCATGGTGGAGACGCTTGCAGTCGTGATCCTGGCGCTTGTCATGACGCGGCTGCGCCTTTCGCCGTCCGATCGCCGGTCGCCGCTTGCCAGGATCGGCCACGCCGCGCTCGCCATTGCCTGCGGCGTCGGCTTTGCGCTTCTCCTGCTGAAGACGACTGAGGCGCCGTTCGACCTGACGCTGACCGCCTTCTTCAATCAATATTCGAAGCTGATCGCGCATGGCGACAATGTGGTCAACGTTATCATCGTCGACTTTCGCGGCACGGACACGCTCGGCGAGATCGCCGTCGTTGCCATGACCGGGCTTGCCATCCTGGCGCTGATCCGCATCCGCGCCGGCGGCGAGCACAGGCTCGCGGCCAACGATCCTGATCTTGAGGAGAAGACCGGTCTCGGCGAAGGGATGGAGGCGAAGCGCTCATGA
- a CDS encoding Na+/H+ antiporter subunit B, with amino-acid sequence MNTLIFRTAAPFLTALMLLFSVFVLLRGHNEPGGGFIGGLIAASAFAIYGIACGVTAVRRAIIFHPLAIAGFGLLASTLAGLISVFAGVPFMTGLWIYPHLFGVEVPLSTVMLFDIGVYLVVVGAITSIALALEEREVD; translated from the coding sequence ATGAATACGCTGATCTTCCGCACCGCCGCCCCGTTTCTGACGGCCCTGATGCTGCTCTTCTCCGTCTTCGTGCTGCTGCGTGGCCACAATGAGCCTGGCGGCGGTTTCATTGGCGGCCTGATTGCCGCCTCCGCCTTTGCGATCTACGGCATTGCCTGCGGCGTCACGGCGGTCCGGCGCGCGATCATCTTTCATCCGCTGGCGATTGCCGGCTTCGGCCTGCTCGCCTCGACCCTTGCCGGCCTCATCTCCGTCTTCGCCGGCGTGCCGTTCATGACGGGGCTCTGGATCTATCCGCACTTGTTCGGCGTCGAAGTCCCGCTTTCCACCGTCATGCTTTTCGATATCGGCGTCTATCTGGTCGTCGTCGGCGCCATCACCTCGATCGCGCTCGCGCTCGAAGAGCGGGAGGTGGATTGA
- a CDS encoding Na+/H+ antiporter subunit C produces MEAVFAVVVGFFFSAAIYLMLSRYSIRIMLGIAILGNAVNLLLFTAGRVTPEVPPIIQRGATALDLAAANPLPQALILTAIVISFSFLAFLLVLTYRAYQALKTDNTCEMRLAEPEERPLPPLGY; encoded by the coding sequence ATGGAGGCCGTCTTTGCCGTTGTCGTCGGCTTCTTCTTCTCCGCCGCCATCTATCTGATGCTGTCGCGGTACTCGATCCGCATCATGCTCGGCATCGCGATCCTCGGCAATGCCGTCAACCTTCTGCTGTTCACCGCCGGCCGGGTCACGCCCGAAGTGCCGCCCATCATTCAGAGAGGTGCGACCGCGCTCGATCTTGCAGCCGCCAATCCGCTGCCGCAGGCGTTGATCCTGACAGCGATCGTCATCTCTTTCTCGTTCCTCGCCTTTTTGCTTGTCCTGACTTATCGGGCCTATCAGGCCTTGAAGACCGACAATACGTGTGAGATGCGGCTCGCCGAACCGGAGGAGCGGCCGTTGCCGCCCTTGGGGTACTGA
- a CDS encoding Na+/H+ antiporter subunit D → MAGPTDTAVDLSHALVAAPIPLEHWLVISPVALCIGLGAILLMLRNRTEWHAAIAIPGLLLLVLIDAALLYRVVSDGAVTMVMGRWLPPFGIAFSVDIFGALMALAAAIVALAASVHSIGEITVSGRRYGFFPFLMLLLAGVSGAFLTGDVFNLYVWFEVLLISSFGLLILGSEPEQIDGALKYAVLNLIATTLFLVSVGYLYAVFGTLNMADIAMKARAGESAAPLMTLAGLFLLAFGMKAAAFPVNFWLPASYHTPRITVSALFAGLLTKVGIYALIRVLVMLLPVERAGLSPLITVIAIATMLVGVVGALGANDIRRMLGYIVISGIGTMLAGIALGSADGLSGAIFYALHSMVLMTALYLVAGQAARLGGGFSLAALSGLYRRSGWFAGLSLVLFFAISGLPPFSGFWPKVVLVKAALAAGAWWLAGTILLVGFLTTIVFGRVFLLAYWRPATVDVRAAEPIAWQAALPLIVLSLLVVGFGLFPEWLLHLTRAAAAGLEQPSAYLRSVFPAAGGAQ, encoded by the coding sequence ATGGCTGGACCCACGGATACCGCGGTTGATCTCTCCCACGCGCTGGTTGCCGCGCCGATACCGCTGGAGCATTGGCTGGTGATATCGCCGGTCGCCCTGTGTATCGGGCTCGGCGCGATCCTTCTGATGCTGCGCAACCGCACCGAATGGCACGCGGCCATCGCTATTCCCGGCTTGCTCCTGCTGGTGCTGATCGATGCGGCCTTGCTCTACAGGGTCGTCAGCGACGGTGCTGTGACGATGGTCATGGGGCGATGGCTGCCGCCCTTCGGCATTGCCTTCAGCGTCGATATTTTCGGCGCGCTCATGGCTTTGGCCGCGGCGATCGTAGCACTTGCTGCGAGTGTCCATTCAATTGGCGAAATCACAGTGAGCGGTCGGCGATATGGTTTCTTTCCATTTCTGATGTTGCTGCTCGCCGGCGTCAGCGGCGCCTTTCTGACAGGCGATGTTTTCAACCTTTATGTCTGGTTTGAGGTATTGCTGATCTCGTCCTTCGGGCTGCTCATCCTCGGCTCGGAGCCGGAGCAGATCGACGGAGCGTTGAAATATGCCGTACTGAACCTGATCGCCACCACGCTCTTTCTCGTCTCCGTCGGCTATCTCTATGCCGTCTTCGGCACGCTCAACATGGCCGATATCGCCATGAAGGCGAGGGCGGGGGAGAGTGCCGCGCCGCTGATGACGCTGGCCGGCCTGTTCCTTCTGGCCTTCGGCATGAAGGCCGCCGCCTTCCCGGTCAATTTCTGGCTCCCAGCCTCCTATCACACGCCTCGCATCACCGTTTCGGCCCTCTTCGCCGGACTGCTGACCAAGGTCGGCATCTATGCGCTCATCCGGGTTCTGGTCATGCTGCTGCCGGTCGAACGGGCAGGGCTCAGCCCGCTCATCACCGTCATCGCGATTGCAACCATGCTTGTCGGCGTGGTGGGTGCGCTGGGTGCAAACGATATCCGCCGGATGCTCGGTTATATCGTCATTTCAGGCATCGGAACGATGCTGGCGGGCATCGCTCTCGGCAGTGCCGATGGTCTCAGCGGGGCGATCTTCTATGCGCTGCATTCGATGGTGTTGATGACCGCGCTTTATCTGGTCGCGGGGCAGGCGGCTCGGCTCGGCGGCGGGTTTTCGCTCGCAGCCCTCAGCGGGCTCTATCGCCGCAGCGGCTGGTTTGCCGGTCTCTCTCTCGTGTTGTTCTTCGCCATCAGCGGCCTGCCGCCCTTTTCGGGCTTTTGGCCCAAGGTGGTGCTGGTCAAGGCGGCGCTTGCAGCGGGTGCCTGGTGGCTCGCCGGAACAATCCTTTTGGTCGGTTTCCTGACGACGATCGTCTTTGGAAGGGTATTTCTTCTCGCCTACTGGCGCCCTGCGACCGTCGACGTCAGGGCGGCGGAGCCGATTGCGTGGCAGGCAGCGCTCCCGCTCATTGTTCTTTCGCTGCTTGTCGTCGGCTTCGGCCTGTTCCCGGAATGGCTCCTGCATCTGACGCGGGCCGCCGCTGCCGGGCTGGAGCAGCCGTCGGCTTATCTACGCTCAGTCTTCCCGGCGGCTGGAGGCGCGCAATGA
- a CDS encoding Na+/H+ antiporter subunit E, translated as MILFVVNLLLAIVWVAITGSTSFINLVFGFVLAAIALVIVRSSYGGVLYLGRISRILVLLLVFVCELAKSVWAVAVTVMSPRMDVKPGIFAFPLTVDRDFEITLLANLITLTPGTLSVDVSDDRKTLYVHALDCSDPEAIIRSIADGFERRIMEAFR; from the coding sequence ATGATCCTGTTCGTCGTCAACCTGCTGCTTGCCATCGTCTGGGTTGCCATCACCGGCAGCACCTCCTTCATCAATCTGGTGTTCGGCTTCGTCTTGGCGGCAATTGCGCTGGTGATTGTGCGCTCGTCCTATGGGGGTGTCCTTTATCTCGGTCGTATCAGCCGAATTCTCGTGCTTCTTCTGGTGTTCGTGTGCGAACTCGCCAAGTCGGTCTGGGCGGTCGCCGTGACCGTCATGAGCCCCAGGATGGATGTGAAGCCGGGGATCTTCGCCTTTCCGCTGACGGTCGACCGCGATTTCGAAATCACGCTGCTTGCCAACCTCATCACCCTGACGCCGGGCACGCTCTCCGTCGACGTCTCCGATGATCGCAAGACGCTTTACGTTCATGCCCTCGACTGCTCCGATCCGGAGGCCATCATACGCAGCATTGCCGATGGCTTCGAGCGGCGCATCATGGAGGCTTTCCGATGA
- a CDS encoding cation:proton antiporter — MIAASVVSAAAMVALGILSIAFLLTVYRVVIGPTLPDRVLALDMLVAIAIGFIAVIAIKTGFTLYIDIAISLGLVGFLATVAFARFILTQAQSDAVRRTGAGPDGSIAAEGKKTRKHHGRKKGGR, encoded by the coding sequence ATGATCGCCGCGTCCGTCGTTTCTGCCGCCGCAATGGTGGCGCTCGGCATTCTGAGCATCGCCTTCCTGCTTACGGTCTACCGTGTGGTGATCGGCCCGACCTTGCCGGACCGGGTTCTCGCGCTCGATATGCTGGTGGCGATCGCCATCGGCTTCATCGCGGTCATCGCCATCAAGACGGGTTTTACGCTTTATATCGATATTGCCATTTCGCTCGGCCTCGTCGGCTTTCTCGCGACCGTCGCCTTCGCACGGTTTATCCTGACACAGGCGCAGTCGGATGCCGTGCGACGGACCGGCGCAGGGCCGGATGGGAGTATCGCTGCCGAAGGCAAAAAGACGCGTAAGCACCACGGGCGGAAGAAGGGAGGGCGGTAG
- the mnhG gene encoding monovalent cation/H(+) antiporter subunit G, translating to MDLLWAIIVTALLLSGALFSLIAAIGIVRLPDLYSRMHAASKAGTVGSGLLLLAVGIHSQDLSVLARALAGFVFFVLTAPIAAHLLARAAHKAGHRLTPPSVRDELLTREQITKSAYRKKG from the coding sequence GTGGATTTGCTTTGGGCCATCATAGTAACCGCGCTTCTACTTTCGGGTGCGCTATTCTCGCTCATCGCCGCGATTGGCATCGTGCGTCTCCCCGATCTCTACAGTCGCATGCATGCGGCGTCGAAGGCGGGTACGGTCGGGTCTGGCCTGTTGCTACTTGCAGTCGGTATCCACTCGCAGGACCTATCGGTCCTGGCAAGAGCATTGGCCGGCTTCGTCTTTTTCGTGCTGACGGCACCGATTGCGGCACATCTTCTCGCACGCGCGGCACACAAGGCCGGGCATCGGCTGACGCCGCCTTCAGTGCGGGACGAACTGCTGACGCGGGAGCAAATCACGAAAAGCGCGTATAGAAAGAAGGGCTAA
- a CDS encoding MucR family transcriptional regulator — MTDAALGNGQELLVELTADIVAAYVSNHVVPVSDLPNLISDVHSALSSTSAPAPAVTVVEKQKPAVSVRKSVQDDQITCLECGGSFKSLKRHLMTHHGLSPEEYREKWDLAADYPMVAPAYAEARSRLAKEMGLGQRRKRGR, encoded by the coding sequence ATGACAGATGCGGCCCTTGGCAACGGGCAGGAGTTACTGGTTGAACTGACTGCCGACATTGTTGCGGCTTATGTCAGCAACCATGTCGTACCGGTCAGCGACCTTCCGAATTTGATTTCCGACGTACATTCCGCCTTGAGCAGCACCTCGGCTCCGGCACCTGCCGTAACCGTGGTCGAAAAGCAGAAGCCGGCCGTATCCGTTCGTAAATCCGTGCAGGATGACCAGATCACCTGCCTGGAATGTGGCGGTAGCTTCAAGTCTTTGAAGCGCCATCTCATGACTCATCATGGTCTTTCGCCGGAAGAGTATCGCGAAAAGTGGGACCTCGCTGCCGATTATCCGATGGTGGCGCCAGCCTATGCGGAAGCCCGTTCGCGCCTGGCAAAGGAAATGGGCCTCGGCCAGCGTCGCAAGCGCGGCCGCTGA
- a CDS encoding SufE family protein, giving the protein MIPLEKIIEDFSFLDEWEDRYRFVIELGKALPDLPEEKRTLENKVQGCASQVWLVTHASGDPDNPILTFEGDSDAHIVRGLVAIVLATYSGKPASEIAALDALDVFGKIGLVEHLSSQRANGLRSMIKRIREEARVRAAV; this is encoded by the coding sequence ATGATACCGCTTGAGAAGATCATCGAAGACTTTTCCTTCCTGGACGAATGGGAGGATCGCTATCGCTTTGTGATCGAGCTCGGCAAGGCGCTGCCCGATCTGCCGGAGGAAAAGCGGACGCTGGAAAACAAGGTGCAGGGCTGTGCGAGCCAAGTCTGGCTCGTCACGCATGCATCTGGCGATCCAGACAATCCGATACTGACCTTTGAAGGTGATTCAGACGCACATATCGTGCGCGGGCTGGTGGCGATCGTGCTCGCCACCTATTCCGGCAAGCCAGCTTCGGAAATCGCGGCTCTCGACGCACTCGATGTCTTCGGGAAGATCGGGCTGGTGGAGCATCTCTCCTCGCAGCGCGCCAACGGATTGCGCTCTATGATCAAACGCATTCGCGAGGAAGCTCGTGTCAGGGCCGCGGTATAG
- a CDS encoding DUF5330 domain-containing protein, whose translation MWFLIRAGFWFSLVLMFLPIFAKPEGGPRPGGEPTVQVSDAISAASGVVQYVGAMCNEKPDVCAKGGETLTALGYQVGDGARVAYDLLGRHFKDQQSAAEANAAAARTNADQVAAVTQPMPAKRITGTENADVVVTGTVKLPSSIPLPMPRPHI comes from the coding sequence ATGTGGTTTCTGATTAGAGCAGGGTTCTGGTTTTCGCTGGTCCTCATGTTCCTGCCGATCTTTGCAAAACCCGAAGGCGGGCCTCGTCCGGGCGGTGAACCAACGGTACAGGTTTCCGATGCGATTTCGGCTGCATCTGGCGTCGTGCAATATGTCGGCGCCATGTGCAACGAGAAGCCGGATGTCTGTGCCAAAGGCGGCGAAACGCTGACCGCTCTCGGATATCAGGTTGGCGACGGCGCCCGCGTTGCCTACGACCTGCTTGGCCGCCACTTCAAGGATCAGCAGTCAGCCGCGGAGGCTAATGCCGCAGCAGCTCGCACAAACGCCGATCAGGTTGCCGCCGTGACCCAGCCGATGCCGGCCAAGCGCATCACCGGCACCGAAAACGCCGACGTCGTCGTGACCGGCACGGTCAAGCTGCCGTCCTCCATTCCGCTGCCGATGCCGCGCCCGCACATCTGA